In a genomic window of Weissella tructae:
- a CDS encoding sensor domain-containing diguanylate cyclase: protein MYMFLGFLIILTVAMNAMLTLGLLSKLNDRLVSRKWKIVLIFSMYLTLTYTLVLMTDQMLGVIILSYLPILAVYEFFDYKTIMWAILVNPFVILIYNWSFDIPITGGEFLYTLVSTYISLMIALYLFGKGTDNQMRLIAVGILLSTFEIVQQIRWYSLMPNDIILFTGMNIFAYSIAIILIDLLYVRLLNFEKDMYQDTYVDTLTNLYNFKAFDEDYDKEFVNYNYLLAIVDINGFKVINDTFGHAKGNMILEIASDLLAESFAPHYNLLDYKVYRYGGEELITSIRLDEHLDLKTQFDEVERILNDVNAKLGDRTADIIHQRVSFSGGMTAYSFCDFNNEATFERADQLLYKAKADKNIVIKVDDAL from the coding sequence ATGTATATGTTTTTGGGATTTTTGATTATTTTAACCGTTGCGATGAACGCAATGTTAACGCTTGGACTATTGTCCAAATTGAACGACCGATTAGTGAGTAGAAAATGGAAAATTGTTTTGATATTTTCTATGTATCTAACGCTCACATACACGTTGGTCTTGATGACAGATCAAATGTTAGGGGTGATCATTTTAAGTTATTTGCCTATTTTGGCTGTCTATGAATTCTTTGATTATAAAACCATTATGTGGGCTATTTTAGTTAATCCGTTTGTGATTTTAATTTATAACTGGTCCTTTGATATTCCGATTACAGGGGGAGAATTTTTGTATACCCTAGTATCAACCTACATTAGTTTAATGATTGCATTGTATCTGTTTGGTAAAGGAACAGATAATCAAATGCGTTTAATTGCGGTGGGGATTTTGTTGAGTACTTTTGAAATTGTGCAACAAATTCGTTGGTATTCATTGATGCCTAATGACATCATCCTGTTTACAGGAATGAACATTTTTGCCTATTCAATTGCTATTATCCTAATTGACTTATTGTATGTTCGTTTATTGAATTTTGAAAAGGATATGTATCAAGATACGTATGTTGATACATTAACTAATCTGTATAACTTCAAAGCATTTGATGAAGACTACGACAAAGAATTTGTTAATTATAATTACTTGTTAGCGATTGTTGATATTAACGGATTTAAAGTAATTAATGACACGTTTGGACATGCAAAAGGGAACATGATTTTAGAAATTGCGTCTGATTTATTGGCAGAGTCATTTGCCCCACACTATAATTTATTAGATTATAAAGTTTATCGGTATGGTGGTGAAGAATTGATTACAAGTATTCGTTTGGATGAACACTTAGATTTAAAAACACAGTTTGATGAAGTTGAAAGAATTCTCAATGATGTGAATGCAAAATTAGGGGATCGTACCGCAGATATCATTCATCAACGTGTCTCATTTTCTGGTGGCATGACAGCATATAGTTTCTGTGATTTCAATAATGAGGCCACTTTTGAACGTGCTGATCAGTTGTTGTATAAAGCGAAAGCAGATAAAAATATCGTCATTAAAGTCGATGATGCACTGTAG
- a CDS encoding homoserine kinase, with protein MEIKVPATIGDFGPGKASIGFALDLWLTVTVLEESAEWHVVHDLGETIPHDETNYIVAVAKKLVPTLTPHKLSLTSDIPLQRGLGSSTAALMAAIELADQLGGLGLDDFTKLTLAARTETQPANVTATLLGGITTSYLHQGDYFGSQIVTPAYEVIVYQPTERIDMTNRANELSMVQAIDAAAAGNMLFAAWQSNQYALAGQLLENDSFNDVLSLDLTPIRQATHALDVFGTNQFGNHGSIAILVAPEKVQDMLDVLAHVEVDGTFSHIAMAASGTVVTV; from the coding sequence ATGGAAATTAAAGTACCAGCAACAATTGGTGATTTCGGACCAGGAAAAGCATCGATTGGGTTCGCACTTGATTTATGGCTAACAGTCACTGTTCTAGAAGAAAGCGCAGAATGGCATGTTGTCCATGATTTAGGTGAGACAATTCCACATGATGAAACGAATTATATTGTTGCGGTGGCAAAAAAGTTAGTACCAACACTAACGCCACACAAATTAAGCCTAACGTCTGATATTCCATTACAACGAGGATTAGGATCTTCAACGGCAGCGTTAATGGCGGCCATTGAATTAGCGGATCAACTAGGCGGATTAGGACTAGATGATTTCACTAAGTTAACATTAGCTGCACGAACTGAAACACAACCAGCGAATGTCACAGCGACCTTACTAGGGGGTATCACAACTAGTTATTTACATCAAGGTGATTATTTTGGTAGTCAAATTGTCACACCAGCGTATGAGGTCATCGTGTATCAACCAACTGAGCGCATCGATATGACGAATCGTGCTAACGAGTTGAGTATGGTACAAGCGATTGACGCAGCTGCAGCGGGAAACATGTTATTTGCGGCGTGGCAATCTAATCAATATGCGTTGGCAGGTCAATTGCTAGAGAATGATAGTTTCAACGATGTATTAAGTTTAGATTTGACGCCAATTCGTCAAGCAACACATGCATTGGATGTCTTTGGGACGAATCAATTTGGGAATCATGGATCAATTGCGATTTTAGTCGCACCAGAAAAAGTGCAAGACATGTTAGACGTATTGGCACATGTTGAAGTTGATGGGACATTCAGTCACATTGCAATGGCAGCCAGCGGTACTGTGGTTACAGTTTAG
- a CDS encoding class A sortase, giving the protein MKAIGQFFKSKFMRVTMFIVLITISLALIFHNQIAHFVLQNFRPEVSQTTIEAASKEDAKYEWRDVKSLTAEQILQARMNAGKVNFVGFIAMPEIGLSVPIANGIDDLVLSLGAGTMYPDQKMGEGNYSLSSHFIQGESGKTLMFSPLYYEGKVGQKIYLTDMKKVYEYTATDLERIKSTDVQWTHDIPGKKVITLITCNYTAEAGRVMMQGELTKTYDWDSAPKEAKNAFTADNRWIK; this is encoded by the coding sequence ATGAAAGCAATCGGTCAATTTTTTAAAAGTAAATTTATGCGCGTAACAATGTTTATTGTTCTAATTACAATTTCATTGGCATTAATTTTTCATAATCAGATCGCACACTTCGTGCTACAAAATTTCCGCCCAGAGGTCAGTCAAACAACGATTGAAGCCGCAAGTAAGGAAGATGCAAAGTACGAATGGCGAGATGTTAAATCATTAACAGCAGAGCAAATTTTGCAAGCGCGGATGAATGCTGGAAAAGTAAACTTTGTTGGATTTATTGCGATGCCTGAAATTGGTTTATCAGTGCCAATTGCTAATGGGATTGATGATCTTGTCTTGTCACTTGGGGCAGGAACAATGTATCCCGATCAAAAGATGGGTGAGGGGAATTATTCTCTATCAAGTCACTTTATCCAAGGTGAAAGTGGTAAGACATTAATGTTTTCTCCGTTGTACTATGAAGGAAAAGTAGGACAAAAAATCTATTTGACGGATATGAAGAAGGTCTATGAATACACTGCGACAGATTTGGAACGAATCAAGAGTACAGATGTACAATGGACACATGATATTCCAGGTAAAAAGGTCATTACTTTAATTACTTGTAATTACACGGCTGAAGCTGGACGTGTCATGATGCAAGGTGAGCTAACGAAGACGTACGATTGGGATAGTGCGCCAAAGGAAGCTAAAAATGCCTTTACTGCAGATAATCGTTGGATTAAATAA
- a CDS encoding folate family ECF transporter S component, whose product MKTLESYFTRLNPRAVALLGILLALQLLIGRFTVGPNFLKIGFGFIIVAVIAHWFGPYWGVLTAIVQDLISTAINGHAFFFGFMISAILGALIYGISFYNREHISWVRTMVTVALVLLIVNTILNTLWVIMMGNITDPNAIMKMIEIRGLKQIMMFPIQVVLIHTILNNKSLGQLMQRVFN is encoded by the coding sequence ATGAAAACATTAGAATCATATTTCACACGGCTTAACCCCCGTGCAGTCGCTCTTTTAGGGATCTTGTTGGCACTCCAACTATTGATTGGCCGCTTTACAGTTGGTCCAAATTTCCTAAAAATCGGTTTCGGCTTCATTATTGTTGCTGTTATTGCTCACTGGTTTGGCCCTTATTGGGGTGTATTGACTGCCATTGTGCAGGATCTTATCTCAACGGCAATTAATGGTCATGCATTCTTCTTTGGATTCATGATTTCAGCAATTCTAGGGGCTTTGATCTACGGTATTTCTTTTTACAATCGTGAACACATTAGCTGGGTACGTACAATGGTTACTGTTGCGCTTGTCTTGTTGATTGTAAACACAATTTTGAATACGCTTTGGGTCATCATGATGGGTAACATCACTGACCCCAATGCAATCATGAAGATGATTGAAATCCGTGGTCTAAAACAAATTATGATGTTCCCGATTCAAGTTGTTTTGATTCACACAATCTTAAACAACAAGTCATTGGGACAACTAATGCAACGCGTTTTTAATTAA
- a CDS encoding ECF transporter S component yields MSQQLTRSRRLVLTSLFIAIILVQSIVPWLGTLPLGAFVLGAAVTIITFTVAIGAIVLGPRTGALLGLVWGLYSLWHAWTAVPSIGALIFRNPIAALFPRIMVGLLIGLLYQYWVKQRPLKKQAPYLMILGGLSAFINTALVLLITWVSFSLMNTSFTGIPDTGLANWLITSIAGFNGIFEIIAGMILVPLIGMPVLSYLKRQNLI; encoded by the coding sequence ATGTCGCAACAATTAACACGCAGTCGACGTCTTGTTTTAACATCATTATTTATTGCCATCATCTTGGTACAATCGATTGTGCCATGGTTAGGGACATTGCCTTTAGGGGCCTTTGTTTTAGGTGCTGCGGTAACGATTATTACCTTTACGGTTGCAATTGGCGCAATTGTATTAGGACCACGTACAGGTGCACTCTTAGGCTTAGTATGGGGATTGTACTCATTGTGGCATGCTTGGACAGCTGTGCCGAGTATTGGCGCCTTGATTTTCCGTAATCCGATTGCAGCCCTATTTCCTCGAATTATGGTTGGTTTATTGATTGGACTTTTGTATCAATATTGGGTTAAACAACGCCCTTTGAAGAAACAAGCACCATACTTGATGATCTTGGGTGGCTTATCAGCATTTATTAACACTGCGTTGGTACTGTTGATTACATGGGTGAGTTTTTCACTTATGAATACATCATTTACGGGGATTCCTGATACTGGATTGGCGAATTGGTTAATTACATCGATTGCTGGTTTTAATGGTATTTTTGAAATTATTGCAGGAATGATTTTAGTGCCGTTAATTGGAATGCCTGTGCTCTCTTATTTGAAGCGTCAAAACCTAATTTAA
- a CDS encoding pyridoxal phosphate-dependent aminotransferase, with protein MPTIKNDLYDQLNTQVIPQKSSALRAWHQKFQADESVIDLSLGEPGFAVSQEVKHAFQEAIASDASHYASTKGYVPLRERVAGYVTESFDAPAYSVAETLITVGATEGIYATFQALFSRGDAIIIPMPAYPLYGNIAALLGIEIIPLDTRTTDFKVTPEGLEDLLGKHANIKGFIFNDPTNPTGATYTAQEVSDLAQVLLPTNLVVVTDEIYGALTYDDAEHVTIAKYLPEQTILIGGLSKSHAMTGYRLGFVLGPELLMNMITQVHQLMVSSVNTPLMIAGVTALDNHENFAVMKRTYQMQRDLMVEALRALGFMVISPKGGFYVLAKLPASVVSEETFVSDLATQAKVGVLPGNIFGLPGYIRLSFAGNKADIEEAMDRMQQFLSTIA; from the coding sequence ATGCCAACGATTAAAAATGATTTATATGACCAACTGAATACTCAGGTGATACCACAAAAATCATCGGCGCTCCGTGCATGGCATCAAAAATTTCAAGCGGATGAATCTGTCATCGATCTCTCATTAGGAGAACCTGGATTTGCGGTATCTCAAGAGGTGAAGCATGCGTTCCAAGAAGCGATTGCATCAGATGCTTCTCATTATGCATCGACGAAAGGTTACGTGCCGTTACGAGAACGTGTTGCAGGATATGTGACAGAGTCATTTGACGCGCCTGCATATAGTGTGGCTGAGACATTAATTACCGTAGGCGCAACCGAAGGTATTTACGCCACATTTCAGGCATTATTTAGTCGGGGTGATGCGATTATTATTCCTATGCCAGCATATCCGTTATATGGCAATATTGCGGCATTATTAGGCATAGAAATTATTCCGTTGGATACAAGAACAACAGATTTTAAAGTGACACCTGAAGGCTTAGAAGACCTGTTGGGAAAGCACGCCAATATAAAGGGGTTCATTTTCAACGACCCAACCAATCCAACTGGAGCCACTTATACAGCACAAGAAGTTTCTGATTTAGCCCAGGTGTTGTTACCCACTAATCTGGTCGTGGTCACAGATGAAATATATGGCGCATTAACGTATGATGATGCAGAACATGTCACCATTGCAAAATACCTACCTGAACAAACGATTTTAATTGGTGGTTTATCTAAGTCTCATGCGATGACCGGATACCGATTAGGTTTTGTGCTAGGACCAGAACTATTGATGAACATGATTACACAAGTGCATCAATTGATGGTGAGCTCAGTTAATACACCCCTTATGATTGCAGGTGTAACAGCCTTAGATAATCATGAGAACTTCGCCGTCATGAAGCGCACATACCAAATGCAACGTGATTTAATGGTCGAAGCGCTAAGAGCGTTAGGATTTATGGTTATCTCACCTAAGGGTGGCTTTTATGTCTTGGCAAAATTACCAGCAAGTGTGGTTTCTGAAGAAACATTTGTTTCCGATTTAGCCACTCAAGCCAAGGTAGGGGTGTTGCCAGGGAATATTTTTGGTTTACCTGGCTATATACGTCTATCTTTTGCTGGTAATAAGGCAGATATCGAAGAAGCGATGGACCGCATGCAACAATTTTTATCTACCATAGCGTGA
- a CDS encoding aminotransferase class I/II-fold pyridoxal phosphate-dependent enzyme: protein MTKEFNQLLNPIVTNLAPDGLTNFQRIISDIPGIVRLTFGEPGFDADARIKNAVIASVEENNSHYTDPTGEPELRDAVQCYFNQKYKTNYPSADNVLVTAGVSEGINVVFMTLLAPGEGVLIPEPAYAPYFAALDLAHANAVSINTRATKFKLTPEQVEEAINHAEVPVKAILFNYPTNPTGVTYTREELVALSAVFEKHQLWVISDEIYSQLTYDQEHVSLAELLPEQTVMITGLSKSHALTGYRLGFILASERFMIQARKVHDTLMFSLPKILQDGALAAITQADEVVAEMRDIYRERRDWVLADLESLGFDVITPEGAFYLFAKIPTDMGDDGYAFALDLANEAKVAVIPGAAFSESTKDYIRISYAASDADLKEGMQRIHRFLETKRVK, encoded by the coding sequence ATGACAAAAGAATTTAATCAATTGCTTAATCCTATTGTAACGAATTTAGCCCCTGATGGGTTGACCAATTTTCAACGCATTATTAGTGATATTCCAGGTATTGTTCGCCTAACCTTTGGTGAACCAGGTTTTGACGCCGATGCGCGTATTAAAAATGCTGTTATTGCATCTGTAGAAGAAAATAATTCACACTATACAGATCCGACGGGTGAACCAGAACTGCGTGATGCAGTGCAATGCTACTTTAATCAAAAATACAAAACGAATTATCCCAGTGCAGATAATGTTTTGGTCACGGCAGGTGTTTCTGAAGGAATCAATGTTGTCTTTATGACATTATTAGCACCGGGGGAAGGTGTATTAATTCCAGAACCTGCTTACGCGCCTTATTTTGCAGCATTGGATTTGGCACACGCTAACGCGGTATCAATTAATACGCGCGCAACAAAATTTAAATTAACACCTGAACAGGTTGAAGAGGCGATTAACCATGCAGAAGTCCCTGTTAAGGCCATTTTGTTTAATTACCCAACTAATCCAACCGGAGTGACGTATACACGAGAAGAATTAGTGGCTTTAAGTGCGGTTTTTGAAAAGCATCAATTATGGGTTATTTCAGATGAAATTTACTCACAATTAACATATGACCAAGAACATGTTTCATTAGCAGAATTATTACCAGAGCAAACGGTTATGATTACAGGTCTGTCGAAGTCACATGCCTTAACGGGGTATCGTTTGGGATTCATTCTAGCTAGTGAGCGCTTTATGATTCAAGCTCGTAAGGTACACGACACGTTGATGTTTTCATTGCCAAAAATTCTACAAGATGGTGCATTAGCAGCCATTACACAGGCTGATGAAGTTGTCGCAGAGATGCGCGATATCTATCGTGAACGTCGTGATTGGGTGCTGGCAGATCTTGAGTCACTAGGATTTGACGTGATTACACCTGAAGGGGCATTCTACTTATTTGCAAAGATTCCAACAGATATGGGCGACGATGGCTATGCATTCGCTTTAGACTTGGCAAATGAAGCCAAAGTGGCAGTAATTCCTGGTGCAGCCTTTTCTGAATCAACAAAGGACTATATTCGTATTTCATATGCGGCATCAGATGCTGATTTGAAAGAGGGGATGCAACGAATCCATCGCTTTTTGGAAACTAAGCGTGTAAAGTAG
- the rbsR gene encoding ribose utilization transcriptional repressor RbsR — protein MKKASIKDVANLAGVSIATVSQILNNKGDRFSEETRNKVFAAREEMGYVPNLSARSLKKNNLIMIGVVVPSLALPYFGYLVQKIQDALPENVSLSIMSAEGGDTDKAVYQLMSAGVNGVIVANQLVDSDTVVADLKKRGVACVMLENHASMESADVVASAEFMGGQLAAQHLLDLGHRHVAVLGKQAMNDNLANRLAGFKETMAQAGAKVSEVTTHYLSKQGGQASAMAVSISKATATFALNDELAIGLISGLGKINVNVPNDMSVIGYDDTDYAGFCQPSLTTIHQPLDDIAKTALELVLNRVREFDVDRQERIFDVELVERNSTKAL, from the coding sequence ATGAAAAAAGCTTCAATCAAGGACGTGGCCAATTTAGCCGGCGTATCTATTGCAACAGTTTCGCAAATCTTGAACAATAAGGGTGATCGTTTCTCAGAAGAGACGCGTAATAAAGTTTTTGCAGCACGAGAAGAAATGGGTTATGTGCCTAATTTAAGTGCACGTAGTTTGAAAAAGAATAATTTGATTATGATTGGGGTTGTGGTTCCATCATTGGCTTTGCCGTACTTTGGTTACTTGGTACAAAAAATTCAAGATGCATTACCTGAAAATGTGTCACTATCAATTATGTCAGCCGAAGGTGGCGATACCGATAAGGCTGTTTATCAATTGATGTCTGCGGGGGTTAATGGTGTTATTGTCGCGAACCAACTAGTAGATAGTGATACAGTCGTTGCTGATCTTAAAAAGCGTGGGGTGGCATGTGTCATGCTTGAAAACCATGCATCAATGGAATCAGCCGATGTTGTCGCATCAGCTGAATTTATGGGTGGTCAATTAGCTGCACAACACTTACTTGATCTAGGTCACCGTCATGTGGCTGTTTTAGGTAAGCAAGCAATGAATGATAACCTGGCAAATCGTCTTGCTGGATTTAAAGAAACAATGGCCCAAGCTGGCGCTAAGGTTAGTGAAGTGACGACACATTACTTGTCAAAACAAGGTGGTCAAGCGTCTGCAATGGCTGTTTCAATTTCTAAGGCGACAGCAACATTTGCGTTAAATGACGAATTGGCGATTGGATTGATTAGTGGTTTGGGGAAAATCAATGTTAATGTGCCGAATGATATGTCTGTGATTGGATATGACGACACTGACTACGCTGGATTCTGCCAACCTAGTTTGACAACGATTCACCAACCATTGGATGACATTGCTAAGACGGCATTGGAATTGGTATTGAATCGTGTCCGCGAGTTTGATGTTGATCGCCAAGAACGCATTTTTGATGTAGAATTAGTGGAACGAAACTCTACAAAAGCCTTGTAG
- a CDS encoding metal-dependent transcriptional regulator: protein MSDSVSKTQYLQTILELSGGDETTKISNNQIADHLHVTPSSVSNMLAKLQEAGEVSVVPYYGVTLTEPGRQTALRLIRSHRLFETFIVDNLKLPVSVAHENADHLDHDASGLLMDALDNFLGNPSYSPHGLMIPDNENHYEPEHWTKLIDAADGQEVTMKSYTEDLELLQYVETVDLPLNSTWKIKARLPFEGPMILENGERELQITQHAASFIYIV from the coding sequence ATGAGCGACTCAGTTTCGAAAACCCAATATCTGCAAACTATCTTAGAACTAAGTGGTGGTGATGAAACAACTAAAATTTCTAACAACCAAATCGCTGACCATTTGCATGTGACACCTTCATCAGTGTCTAACATGCTTGCTAAGTTGCAAGAAGCGGGTGAAGTTAGCGTCGTACCATACTATGGTGTGACACTAACCGAACCAGGACGTCAAACCGCCCTACGCCTAATCCGATCACACCGTTTGTTTGAAACATTCATTGTGGACAATTTGAAGCTCCCTGTATCAGTTGCCCACGAAAACGCTGATCACCTTGACCATGATGCCAGTGGTTTGCTTATGGACGCCCTAGACAACTTCTTAGGCAACCCTAGCTACAGCCCACATGGTTTGATGATTCCAGACAACGAAAATCATTACGAACCAGAACACTGGACAAAGTTAATTGACGCTGCTGACGGACAAGAAGTCACAATGAAGAGTTACACGGAAGACCTTGAGCTACTACAATACGTTGAAACGGTTGATCTTCCACTAAATTCAACATGGAAGATTAAAGCACGCCTACCATTTGAAGGTCCTATGATTCTAGAAAACGGTGAACGTGAACTACAAATCACACAGCACGCAGCATCATTCATCTACATTGTTTAA
- a CDS encoding cytidine deaminase — protein sequence MIETQKLFESIVALVEDHYPTGWGGAAGVLLEDGTILTSISPEFENIGVNVCMETGAYLEAARLKTSITHTLCLVRDNEHAPFKVLTPCGICQERLLFWGPDVLCAITTSNSPVEYVSLRELTPHHWLNAYTD from the coding sequence ATGATTGAAACCCAAAAACTCTTTGAGAGTATTGTGGCACTTGTAGAAGACCATTACCCCACTGGTTGGGGCGGTGCTGCTGGTGTATTGTTGGAAGATGGTACAATCCTAACGAGTATTTCACCCGAATTCGAAAATATTGGTGTGAATGTATGTATGGAAACAGGTGCTTATCTTGAAGCCGCACGTTTAAAGACATCAATTACGCACACCCTATGTCTTGTTCGTGATAACGAACATGCACCTTTTAAGGTGCTGACGCCATGTGGTATTTGCCAAGAACGCCTCCTCTTCTGGGGACCAGATGTTCTATGTGCCATCACAACGAGTAATTCGCCTGTGGAATACGTATCACTACGTGAATTAACCCCACATCATTGGCTGAATGCTTATACCGATTAA
- a CDS encoding M15 family metallopeptidase, which yields MLDYTQTAITLPKPNWDWVAIRQVPIEPTDDALISLNYLPTQMLVSPQYALQKLPGSEIELYARPDVQAKLVEAAKLLPEGYKLVLLDAWRSINTQQALFDQMCRFVARDNPDYTPEEIEQAALRIVALPSLDPNKPSPHNTGGSIDLSIVDPQGRLLDMGSPFDDISERARTDYYEQSDTSDADITARDNRRLLYHIMISVGFTNYAEEWWHFDYGNQNWAWVSDQPHALYSSSKPVYAWVD from the coding sequence ATGCTTGATTACACGCAAACTGCAATCACTTTACCAAAGCCCAACTGGGATTGGGTCGCCATTCGACAAGTGCCTATTGAACCTACAGATGATGCCTTGATTTCATTAAATTATCTACCAACACAAATGTTGGTGAGTCCGCAATATGCGCTACAAAAGTTACCTGGATCTGAAATTGAATTATATGCCCGTCCAGACGTCCAAGCTAAATTAGTAGAAGCAGCAAAGCTACTACCTGAAGGATACAAATTGGTCTTACTAGATGCGTGGCGTTCAATTAACACACAACAAGCACTATTCGATCAAATGTGCCGTTTTGTTGCGCGTGATAATCCAGACTACACACCTGAAGAAATTGAACAAGCTGCATTGCGTATCGTGGCGTTGCCATCATTAGATCCTAACAAGCCATCCCCTCATAATACTGGTGGATCGATTGACCTATCTATTGTAGATCCACAAGGACGTTTACTTGATATGGGAAGTCCTTTTGATGACATTAGCGAACGCGCACGTACAGATTACTATGAACAAAGTGACACATCAGATGCCGACATCACTGCACGCGATAATCGACGTTTGCTTTACCACATCATGATCAGCGTTGGCTTTACGAATTACGCTGAAGAATGGTGGCATTTTGACTACGGGAACCAAAATTGGGCCTGGGTATCCGATCAACCACATGCATTATACAGCAGCTCTAAGCCTGTCTACGCTTGGGTTGACTAA
- a CDS encoding DUF805 domain-containing protein: MKLYLEFWKQAFDFTGETTRYTYWYIQLINWIILLTLIDGMFLGMTLSHTLTAMRIPVWIGIILITLFTVLSFVPDIAISVRRLRNAGLPWALIILKMFNTVFDIIMLLPAKVRIARTARKERFMGLAGLSIGSSVIGILSLLVSQNITVPTLLVSFGLIVGLADLVLNKKRRRIMVLISVLVALVGFVFILSNRTITQFNDVYENSDTVLAMDRLVYDALNKESLHDGRPADELTVVKAHDSAKINGVVFEVISTEEVTDDYIRVALNIQNTGEQNLELSELNFELAEDSTTQRMLQYDPYAATYDLEAYNFRFVKDQVVMPGETIKGTVAFEAPIADAGYLVVGEPNEREIAFELKH; encoded by the coding sequence ATGAAATTATATCTAGAATTTTGGAAACAGGCGTTTGATTTCACGGGAGAAACCACACGCTATACATATTGGTATATCCAATTAATCAACTGGATTATTCTATTGACGTTGATTGATGGGATGTTCTTGGGGATGACGCTAAGTCATACATTAACAGCCATGCGAATTCCGGTATGGATAGGAATTATCTTAATTACATTGTTTACTGTTTTGTCATTTGTGCCAGATATTGCAATATCTGTACGCCGCTTACGTAATGCCGGATTACCATGGGCACTCATTATCTTGAAGATGTTCAATACTGTTTTTGACATCATCATGTTATTACCTGCAAAGGTCCGAATTGCCCGTACAGCGCGTAAAGAACGATTCATGGGATTAGCTGGGCTAAGTATTGGAAGTAGCGTCATTGGGATACTGTCACTTCTCGTTAGCCAAAATATTACTGTACCAACGCTACTTGTGAGCTTTGGATTAATTGTTGGTCTAGCCGACTTAGTTTTGAATAAGAAACGTCGTCGCATTATGGTATTGATTAGTGTCCTAGTAGCGTTGGTCGGTTTCGTATTTATTTTGTCTAATCGCACAATTACGCAATTCAATGATGTTTATGAGAACAGTGATACGGTACTAGCGATGGATCGTCTTGTATATGATGCCTTGAATAAGGAATCATTACACGATGGCCGACCAGCTGATGAACTAACAGTTGTGAAAGCTCATGACTCAGCCAAAATTAACGGCGTCGTATTTGAAGTGATTTCTACGGAAGAAGTCACGGACGATTATATTCGTGTTGCGTTGAATATTCAAAATACAGGGGAACAAAATTTGGAGTTGTCTGAGCTGAATTTTGAATTGGCTGAAGATAGCACGACACAACGCATGTTGCAATATGATCCATATGCTGCGACATACGATCTTGAAGCATACAATTTCCGTTTTGTGAAAGATCAAGTTGTGATGCCAGGGGAAACGATTAAGGGAACTGTGGCTTTTGAAGCGCCGATTGCAGATGCTGGTTACCTAGTTGTGGGTGAACCTAATGAGCGTGAGATTGCATTTGAATTAAAGCATTAG